One Prodigiosinella aquatilis DNA window includes the following coding sequences:
- the der gene encoding ribosome biogenesis GTPase Der produces the protein MIPVVALVGRPNVGKSTLFNRLTRTRDALVADFPGLTRDRKYGRAEVEGNEFIAIDTGGIDGSEEGVETRMAGQSLQAIEEADIVLFMVDARDGLMPADRGIAQHLRSREKPTFLVANKIDGIDADTGIADFYSLGLGEVYPIAASHGRGVTSLLEKALLPFIGEAPEPKELTEEEANAAYWAEQLAEQQSDSENSEPKDDFDPESLPIKLAIVGRPNVGKSTLTNRILGEDRVVVYDMPGTTRDSIYIPMERDGREYVLIDTAGVRKRGKITETVEKFSVIKTLQAIEDANVVLLVIDAREGISDQDLSLLGFILNAGRSLVIVVNKWDGLSQEVKDQVKETLDMRLGFIDFARIHFISALHGSGVGNLFESVTEAYTCSTRRVGTSMLTRIMQMAADDHQPPLVRGRRVKLKYAHAGGYNPPIVVIHGNQVKDLPDSYKRYLMNYYRRSLDVMGTPIRIQFKEGENPFADKRNTLTPNQLRKRKRLIQHIKKGK, from the coding sequence ATGATACCTGTCGTCGCGCTGGTCGGGCGCCCGAATGTGGGTAAATCCACGCTGTTTAACCGCTTGACGCGTACCCGTGATGCATTGGTGGCGGATTTCCCTGGGCTGACGCGTGACCGCAAGTATGGTCGTGCTGAGGTAGAAGGGAATGAATTTATTGCCATTGATACCGGAGGCATCGATGGTAGTGAGGAAGGAGTGGAAACACGTATGGCAGGCCAATCACTGCAAGCTATCGAAGAGGCCGATATTGTCCTGTTCATGGTAGATGCCCGTGATGGTTTAATGCCGGCAGATCGCGGCATCGCCCAGCATCTGCGCAGTCGTGAAAAGCCCACCTTCCTGGTTGCCAACAAAATTGACGGGATTGATGCGGATACGGGTATTGCCGATTTTTACTCATTGGGATTAGGTGAAGTGTACCCTATCGCAGCATCTCACGGTCGAGGTGTCACTTCATTGCTGGAAAAGGCTCTACTGCCTTTTATTGGTGAGGCACCTGAACCGAAAGAACTGACGGAAGAAGAGGCTAATGCGGCCTATTGGGCGGAGCAATTGGCTGAGCAGCAGTCCGATAGCGAAAATAGCGAACCAAAGGATGATTTCGATCCCGAATCATTACCCATTAAACTGGCTATTGTCGGGCGGCCCAATGTTGGTAAGTCCACGCTTACCAATCGGATTTTGGGTGAAGATCGTGTGGTGGTTTACGATATGCCGGGAACCACCCGGGACAGTATCTATATCCCAATGGAACGTGACGGCCGTGAATATGTCTTGATCGATACTGCCGGAGTCCGTAAGCGTGGGAAAATAACCGAGACGGTAGAGAAGTTTTCGGTCATTAAAACTCTACAGGCGATTGAAGATGCGAATGTAGTCCTGTTGGTGATTGATGCCCGGGAAGGTATTTCTGATCAGGATCTCTCGCTGCTGGGCTTTATTCTCAATGCTGGCCGTTCTCTGGTGATTGTGGTCAATAAATGGGATGGGCTGTCACAGGAAGTAAAAGATCAGGTGAAAGAAACACTGGATATGCGCCTGGGCTTTATTGATTTTGCTCGTATCCATTTCATTTCCGCTTTGCATGGCAGTGGTGTCGGTAATCTGTTTGAGTCAGTCACTGAAGCTTATACATGCTCTACTCGTCGGGTGGGAACTTCCATGCTGACCCGTATCATGCAGATGGCGGCAGATGACCATCAACCACCGTTGGTGCGTGGTCGCCGAGTAAAACTGAAATATGCACATGCCGGTGGCTATAATCCACCGATTGTCGTTATTCACGGCAATCAGGTAAAAGATCTGCCGGATTCCTATAAACGCTACCTGATGAATTATTACCGTCGTTCACTGGATGTTATGGGAACACCAATCCGCATTCAGTTCAAAGAAGGTGAGAATCCCTTTGCGGATAAGCGCAACACATTGACGCCAAATCAGCTCCGCAAGCGCAAGCGTTTGATACAGCACATCAAGAAAGGTAAGTAA